The Thermoleophilaceae bacterium genome has a segment encoding these proteins:
- a CDS encoding 3-hydroxyacyl-CoA dehydrogenase family protein, with the protein MYVFKAAVVGAGTMGGEIAQVIASSGVDVVLKDVEQKFVDTGLEKARQVTEGQLGGLVKKEKITQEQADAQLSEITGRITGTTGYEGFGDVDFVVEAVPERMQIKQAVFAELDTVTPGHAILASNTSSLSISEMAEATGRPHKVVGFHFFYPASMMRLIEVIEGQETSEDTLQATANFAQQIRKQPIRCGEDPGFVVNRILNSAVSEIWRTTEEEGLDIKEVDKTVQESKAAPMGPFYLTDLLGLDTVYHVAAHLKDSYGDRFYVSRKMEELVEAGDLGQKTGKGFYEHG; encoded by the coding sequence ATGTACGTATTCAAGGCTGCCGTCGTGGGCGCCGGGACTATGGGTGGGGAGATCGCGCAGGTGATCGCCTCCTCCGGTGTCGACGTGGTGCTCAAGGACGTGGAGCAGAAGTTCGTCGACACGGGCCTGGAGAAGGCCCGGCAGGTCACCGAGGGCCAGCTCGGCGGGCTGGTGAAGAAGGAGAAGATCACCCAGGAGCAGGCGGACGCCCAGCTCTCGGAGATCACCGGCCGCATCACGGGCACCACCGGGTACGAGGGCTTTGGCGACGTGGACTTCGTGGTCGAGGCCGTTCCGGAGCGGATGCAGATCAAGCAGGCCGTCTTCGCCGAGCTCGACACGGTGACGCCCGGCCACGCCATCCTCGCCTCCAACACCTCGTCGCTCTCCATCAGCGAGATGGCCGAGGCCACGGGCCGTCCGCACAAGGTCGTCGGCTTCCACTTCTTCTATCCCGCGTCGATGATGCGCCTCATCGAGGTCATCGAGGGGCAGGAGACGTCGGAGGACACCCTGCAGGCCACCGCCAACTTCGCCCAGCAGATCAGGAAGCAGCCCATCCGCTGCGGCGAGGACCCCGGCTTCGTGGTCAACCGCATCCTCAACTCCGCGGTGTCGGAGATCTGGCGCACGACGGAGGAGGAGGGCCTGGACATCAAGGAGGTCGACAAGACCGTCCAGGAGAGCAAGGCGGCGCCGATGGGCCCGTTCTACCTCACCGATTTACTCGGCCTCGACACGGTTTACCACGTCGCCGCTCACCTGAAGGACAGCTACGGGGACCGCTTCTACGTCTCCCGGAAGATGGAGGAGCTCGTCGAGGCCGGCGACCTCGGGCAGAAGACCGGGAAGGGGTTCTATGAGCACGGCTAG
- a CDS encoding lysophospholipid acyltransferase family protein has protein sequence MPPPRSGPAGPIGVADAVAALRLLRERLEAGAGLADAVTGAAAGLPRDARALLERAARRLGGDYSEDEWGFDEEFSDAVYPFFELMYDRWWRVQAAGVHNVPAHGRALLVANHAGILPWDATMMAVSIMREHALPRHPRFLVLNWAFHLPYAGVLMRKVGGVVASPHNALRLLRQDRLVAVFPEGVKGAGKDWGDRYRLQRFGRGGFVELALRTGAPIVPVAVVGSEEIYPKIGEAPLLARLIGAPYFPLTPTFPWLGPLGVVPLPSRWRIEYCDPIPTAGYGPEAAEDRTLVFELSERVRETIQQKLYQNLVTRGSAFV, from the coding sequence GTGCCCCCTCCGCGCAGCGGGCCGGCCGGCCCGATCGGCGTGGCCGACGCGGTGGCCGCGCTGCGCCTCCTGCGCGAGCGACTGGAGGCGGGGGCCGGGCTCGCCGACGCCGTCACGGGCGCCGCGGCCGGCCTCCCGCGCGACGCGCGCGCGCTGCTCGAGCGCGCCGCCCGCCGCCTCGGCGGGGACTACAGCGAGGACGAGTGGGGCTTCGACGAGGAGTTCTCGGACGCCGTCTACCCGTTCTTCGAGCTCATGTACGACCGTTGGTGGCGGGTGCAGGCCGCCGGCGTCCACAACGTGCCGGCCCACGGGCGGGCTCTGCTCGTGGCCAACCACGCGGGCATCCTGCCGTGGGACGCCACGATGATGGCGGTCTCGATCATGCGCGAGCACGCGCTGCCGCGGCACCCGCGCTTCCTCGTGCTCAACTGGGCCTTCCACCTTCCCTACGCCGGGGTGCTCATGCGCAAGGTCGGCGGGGTGGTGGCCTCGCCCCACAACGCGCTGCGTCTGCTTCGCCAGGATCGGCTCGTGGCCGTCTTCCCCGAGGGGGTGAAGGGCGCCGGCAAGGACTGGGGCGACCGCTACCGGCTGCAGCGGTTCGGGCGCGGCGGCTTCGTGGAGCTGGCCCTGCGGACCGGGGCCCCGATCGTGCCGGTGGCCGTGGTGGGCAGCGAGGAGATCTATCCGAAGATCGGCGAGGCGCCCCTGCTCGCGCGCCTCATCGGCGCGCCGTACTTCCCGCTCACGCCCACGTTCCCGTGGCTGGGGCCGCTGGGCGTGGTGCCGCTGCCCTCGCGCTGGCGGATCGAGTACTGCGATCCGATCCCGACCGCCGGATACGGCCCCGAGGCGGCCGAGGACCGCACGCTCGTCTTCGAGCTGTCCGAGCGCGTGCGCGAGACGATCCAGCAAAAGCTCTACCAGAACCTCGTCACCCGCGGCTCGGCGTTCGTGTAG
- a CDS encoding VOC family protein: MEQRLSLITLGVRDLERARAFYEALGWTTGAEEGDDVAFFQAGCMVVALWDRAKLAEDSVVEDGGGWGGVTLAFNTRSREEVDAVIAEAEAAGATIGRRGAETFWGGYSGVFIDPDGHPWEVAHNPHWTVAGDGSVRLPE; the protein is encoded by the coding sequence ATGGAGCAGAGACTGAGCCTCATCACCCTCGGCGTGCGCGACCTCGAGCGCGCACGGGCCTTCTACGAGGCGCTGGGATGGACCACCGGCGCCGAGGAGGGGGACGATGTCGCCTTCTTCCAGGCCGGCTGCATGGTCGTGGCCCTGTGGGACCGCGCGAAGCTCGCCGAGGACAGCGTCGTGGAGGACGGCGGCGGCTGGGGCGGCGTCACGCTCGCGTTCAACACCCGCTCACGGGAGGAAGTCGACGCCGTCATCGCGGAGGCCGAGGCCGCCGGCGCAACGATCGGCCGCCGCGGCGCCGAGACCTTCTGGGGCGGCTACTCGGGCGTCTTCATCGATCCCGACGGCCATCCGTGGGAGGTGGCCCACAACCCCCACTGGACGGTCGCCGGCGACGGCTCGGTGCGGCTGCCGGAGTGA
- a CDS encoding Sir2 family NAD-dependent protein deacetylase produces the protein MSQAVTSEKAARLAELIRESERAVVLTGAGISVPSGIPDFRSPGTGLWENVDPMEVAHIDAWGRDPDRFWRFYGDRFASLRHKRPNAAHEAVAELERRGAIRGVITQNIDRLHRMAGSERVIEVHGLPQITLDRGGRLALVTQGPTPYDRRADVKLGGDVVAELEAVLAAL, from the coding sequence GTGAGCCAGGCCGTCACCAGCGAGAAGGCCGCTCGGCTCGCGGAGCTCATCCGCGAGTCCGAGCGCGCCGTGGTCCTCACGGGTGCCGGGATCTCGGTGCCGTCCGGGATCCCCGACTTCCGCTCGCCCGGCACCGGGCTGTGGGAGAACGTGGACCCGATGGAGGTCGCGCACATCGACGCCTGGGGGCGGGATCCCGACCGCTTCTGGCGCTTCTACGGGGACCGCTTCGCCTCCCTGCGCCACAAGCGCCCCAACGCGGCGCACGAGGCCGTCGCCGAGCTCGAGCGCCGCGGCGCCATCCGCGGCGTGATCACCCAGAACATCGACCGGCTCCACCGCATGGCCGGGAGCGAGCGCGTGATCGAGGTGCACGGCCTGCCGCAGATCACGCTCGACCGCGGCGGCCGGCTCGCGCTCGTCACGCAGGGGCCGACGCCCTACGATCGCCGCGCAGACGTCAAGCTCGGCGGCGACGTGGTGGCCGAGCTCGAAGCGGTGCTCGCGGCGCTCTAG
- a CDS encoding SCP2 sterol-binding domain-containing protein: MSFSSAAEFRELMDQVFEIMSTDPEMGPKLRDARTPQRFEFPDVDLVVNITAADEPVDGQNLQWEWSDDVDWDCEVEMTMDSEVANRYFQGKENVAMAIARRRIKTSGNVKKALALIPVTKPVFARYRELVEAEYPHLVA, from the coding sequence GTGAGCTTCTCCTCCGCCGCGGAGTTCCGCGAGCTGATGGACCAGGTGTTCGAGATCATGAGCACCGACCCGGAGATGGGACCGAAGCTGCGCGACGCCCGGACGCCGCAGCGGTTCGAGTTTCCCGACGTCGACCTGGTGGTGAACATCACGGCCGCCGACGAGCCGGTCGACGGCCAGAACCTGCAGTGGGAATGGTCCGACGACGTGGACTGGGATTGCGAGGTCGAGATGACCATGGACTCCGAAGTGGCCAACCGCTACTTCCAGGGCAAGGAGAACGTGGCGATGGCCATCGCCCGCCGCCGCATCAAGACCTCGGGCAACGTGAAGAAGGCGCTGGCGCTGATCCCCGTCACCAAGCCGGTCTTCGCTCGCTACCGGGAGCTGGTGGAGGCGGAGTACCCGCACCTGGTGGCCTGA
- a CDS encoding lytic murein transglycosylase translates to MIAAALLGAALAVLTLPASAEKRTVTVVINGQPVTLTVDVPPGTPIEDIEIPLLPPPAQPTPTQPQPTPTQPEPSPQPPSSGEEPDARGGEKQRKTGDERDAEEEAAEPRADVEAKKKERAERRQRSRLRNEDGSPTRRNPGFFEALPGPSTVTGVPNFVIRKFRVPLFLLPIYQAAGIQYGVRWEHLAAINEIETDYGRNLNVSSAGAVGWMQFLPSTWRAYGVDANKDGEKDPYNPVDAIFAAARYLKAAGYEKDADRALFAYNHADWYVDSVNLRAKLIAGVPGDVVGSLTGLTEGRFPVFAKARYADDLSEREASRRVRRGENAANVVEGSEGRRGIEIYTRRGAPIVAVNDGVVKEIGENERLGRYIVLQDVYGNRFTYAGLSKVASSYPVPKEDGDDRTEAAARKANAHDEPDDDPRPEKPASAGSQDDDTGGSPRRARESEESQGKVAIKERLFANPARPQAQRNGGAEQMLNARGNLTTFRAYFSRPFGLDPRDVELKQLKEGSRVIGGTILGRTGKPEADKAPHMYFEIRPAGRGAPRIDPKPILDGWKLLEATAIYRSSGRNVLYGDDEDDFSIGQVMLLPKHLLEKRVLSDSRIEVYDGGRTDIRSGQIDRRVLATLAFLAESGLRPTVTSLKSGHSVYTASGNVSHHSSGNAVDIARINGVPILGHQEPGGVTEQAVRRILQLQGTLAPDQIISLLEMGGPTFAMADHADHIHVGFRPLFGNNERLGRQTLAVLKPDQWSDLIERLGEIDNPVVRTKPSDAAIPVKKKKRASDAHSGE, encoded by the coding sequence TTGATCGCTGCGGCACTGCTCGGTGCCGCGCTCGCTGTGCTCACGCTTCCGGCCTCGGCCGAGAAGCGCACGGTCACGGTGGTCATCAACGGCCAGCCCGTCACCCTGACCGTCGACGTGCCGCCCGGCACGCCGATCGAGGACATCGAGATCCCGCTGCTGCCCCCGCCCGCGCAGCCCACGCCCACCCAGCCGCAGCCCACCCCCACGCAGCCGGAGCCCAGCCCGCAGCCGCCCAGCTCGGGCGAGGAGCCCGACGCCCGCGGGGGCGAGAAGCAGAGGAAGACGGGCGACGAGCGCGACGCCGAGGAGGAGGCCGCCGAGCCTCGAGCCGACGTCGAGGCCAAGAAGAAGGAGCGTGCCGAGCGCAGGCAGCGCTCGCGCCTGCGCAACGAGGACGGCTCGCCCACGCGCCGCAACCCCGGCTTCTTCGAGGCGCTGCCCGGCCCGTCCACGGTCACCGGCGTGCCCAACTTCGTCATCCGCAAGTTCCGCGTCCCGCTGTTCCTGCTCCCGATCTACCAGGCCGCCGGCATCCAGTACGGCGTCCGCTGGGAGCACCTCGCCGCCATCAACGAGATCGAGACCGACTACGGCCGCAACCTGAACGTGTCGTCCGCCGGCGCGGTCGGCTGGATGCAGTTCCTCCCCTCCACCTGGCGCGCGTACGGGGTCGACGCCAACAAGGACGGCGAGAAGGACCCGTACAACCCCGTCGACGCGATCTTCGCGGCGGCCCGCTACCTCAAGGCCGCGGGCTACGAGAAGGACGCCGACCGCGCGCTGTTCGCCTACAACCACGCCGACTGGTACGTGGACTCCGTCAACCTGCGCGCCAAGCTCATCGCCGGCGTGCCGGGCGACGTGGTGGGCTCGCTCACCGGGCTCACGGAGGGCCGCTTCCCCGTCTTCGCCAAGGCCCGCTACGCGGACGACCTCTCCGAGCGCGAGGCCTCGCGCCGGGTGCGACGCGGCGAGAACGCCGCCAACGTGGTCGAGGGCTCCGAGGGGCGCAGGGGCATCGAGATCTACACGCGCCGCGGGGCACCGATCGTGGCCGTCAACGACGGCGTCGTCAAGGAGATCGGCGAGAACGAGCGCCTCGGGCGCTACATCGTGCTCCAGGACGTCTATGGCAACCGCTTCACCTACGCGGGCCTGTCCAAGGTCGCCAGCTCCTACCCGGTGCCGAAGGAGGACGGCGACGATCGCACCGAGGCCGCCGCCCGCAAGGCCAACGCGCACGACGAGCCCGACGACGACCCCCGGCCCGAGAAGCCCGCCTCGGCCGGCAGCCAGGACGACGACACGGGCGGCTCCCCGCGCCGGGCGCGCGAGTCCGAGGAGAGCCAGGGCAAGGTGGCCATCAAGGAGCGGCTGTTCGCCAACCCCGCACGGCCGCAGGCGCAGCGCAACGGCGGCGCGGAGCAGATGCTCAACGCGCGCGGCAACCTCACCACCTTCCGCGCCTACTTCTCGCGCCCGTTCGGCCTCGACCCGCGCGACGTGGAGCTCAAGCAGCTGAAGGAGGGCTCGCGCGTCATCGGCGGCACCATTCTCGGCCGCACCGGCAAGCCCGAGGCCGACAAGGCGCCGCACATGTACTTCGAGATCCGCCCCGCCGGCCGCGGCGCCCCGCGGATCGACCCCAAGCCCATCCTCGACGGTTGGAAGCTGCTCGAGGCCACGGCCATCTACCGCTCCTCGGGGCGCAACGTCCTCTACGGCGACGACGAGGACGACTTCTCGATCGGCCAGGTCATGCTGCTGCCCAAGCACCTGCTCGAGAAGCGCGTGCTGTCGGACTCGCGCATCGAGGTCTACGACGGCGGTCGCACCGACATCCGGTCCGGTCAGATCGACCGGCGCGTGCTCGCCACGCTGGCGTTCCTCGCCGAGTCCGGCCTGCGACCCACCGTCACCAGCCTGAAGTCGGGCCACAGCGTCTACACGGCCAGCGGCAACGTCTCCCACCACTCCTCCGGCAACGCGGTGGACATCGCGCGCATCAACGGCGTGCCCATCCTCGGCCACCAGGAGCCGGGCGGGGTCACCGAGCAGGCCGTGCGCCGCATCCTGCAACTGCAGGGCACGCTCGCGCCGGACCAGATCATCTCACTGCTCGAGATGGGGGGCCCCACCTTCGCCATGGCCGACCACGCCGACCACATCCACGTCGGCTTCCGGCCGCTGTTCGGCAACAACGAGCGGCTCGGCCGCCAGACACTCGCCGTGCTCAAGCCCGACCAGTGGAGTGACCTGATCGAGCGCCTCGGCGAGATCGACAACCCGGTCGTGCGCACCAAGCCGTCCGACGCCGCCATCCCGGTCAAGAAGAAGAAGCGCGCGTCAGACGCCCATTCGGGCGAGTAG
- a CDS encoding PadR family transcriptional regulator, which produces MPQPRKSRRDAARRAVAEAATLEEARGAAELPPPRGGRTADPLTGELRRRDVLPLLVLHLISNGPSYGNQLMERISGMTAGVLSVNPNTMYPLLRQLEARGLIEGKWEHPERRSRRYYSLTRKGRDEYGRLREDVRPFLDSTARSIDEIVREVYGG; this is translated from the coding sequence ATGCCCCAGCCGCGCAAGTCCCGCCGCGACGCCGCGCGGCGCGCCGTCGCCGAGGCGGCAACCCTCGAGGAGGCCCGCGGGGCCGCCGAGCTGCCTCCCCCCCGCGGGGGTCGCACGGCCGACCCGCTCACCGGGGAGCTGCGGCGCCGCGACGTCCTTCCGCTGCTCGTCCTCCACCTCATCTCCAACGGGCCGAGCTACGGGAACCAGCTCATGGAGCGGATCTCCGGCATGACCGCGGGCGTGCTGTCGGTGAACCCCAACACGATGTACCCGCTCCTGCGCCAGCTCGAGGCGCGCGGGCTGATCGAGGGGAAGTGGGAGCACCCCGAGCGCCGCAGCCGCAGGTACTACTCGCTCACCAGGAAGGGCCGGGACGAGTACGGGCGCCTGCGCGAGGACGTGCGCCCGTTCCTCGACTCCACGGCGCGCAGCATCGACGAGATCGTGCGCGAGGTGTACGGGGGATGA
- a CDS encoding SRPBCC family protein, with translation MSSRARETITVPLPPGRAEALWTDVQRWPSFMEGFRNRLELAPEWPQPGSRVVWESIPGGRGRVTEKVRERDPGRRLVSDVYEERMAGRQAVAFTPAEDGTLVELELEYELTQHGPLRAIANALFIRRAISDSLARTLRRYATEAAEDAEYE, from the coding sequence ATGAGCAGCCGCGCCCGGGAGACGATCACGGTTCCGCTCCCGCCGGGGCGCGCCGAGGCGCTGTGGACCGACGTTCAGCGCTGGCCGAGCTTCATGGAGGGCTTCAGGAACAGGCTCGAGTTGGCTCCGGAGTGGCCCCAGCCGGGCTCGCGGGTGGTCTGGGAGTCGATCCCAGGGGGGCGCGGTCGCGTCACCGAGAAGGTGCGCGAGCGCGATCCTGGACGGCGGCTGGTGAGCGACGTCTACGAGGAGCGCATGGCCGGCCGCCAGGCCGTGGCCTTCACGCCGGCAGAAGACGGCACGCTGGTCGAGCTGGAGCTCGAGTACGAGCTCACCCAGCACGGACCGCTGCGGGCGATCGCCAACGCGCTCTTCATCCGCCGGGCCATCTCGGACAGCCTCGCGCGCACGCTCCGCCGCTACGCCACGGAGGCGGCGGAGGACGCGGAGTACGAGTAG
- a CDS encoding enoyl-CoA hydratase-related protein produces the protein MSTASTTTDAQGTLVERFSLKAIVESCLVIEEGVSGAKDVEIGMMAGAGILPGPLTRADEQGLDEVLVALEHAETEWGERYAPPLLLRRLVAQGRLGKKSGQGFFCYPQPDGDSSYETIALETRGDVGIIWLNRPPANPLSPQVIRELTDLWGKVDGKLRAVVIASSNVFTFSAGADIKEFTKMKPDEEGRELIESGHGFMRAMEKSQTVTIAAVNSLAFGGGCELAMACDFRIAAESATFGQPEVNLGIIPGFGGTQRLPRLVGEAKALEMNLVGDPISAWEAHRLGLANAVVADHELFDTALSWAKKLSGQAPLAVGHIKRVSAHGDLDEGLRTEAEAFGAAFGSEDAKEGISAFLGKRQANFKGK, from the coding sequence ATGAGCACGGCTAGCACCACAACGGACGCGCAGGGCACGCTCGTCGAGCGCTTCTCGCTCAAGGCGATCGTCGAGTCCTGCCTGGTGATCGAGGAGGGCGTGTCCGGCGCCAAGGACGTCGAGATCGGCATGATGGCCGGCGCCGGCATCCTGCCCGGACCGCTCACCCGCGCCGACGAGCAGGGCCTCGACGAAGTGCTCGTCGCGCTCGAGCACGCCGAGACCGAGTGGGGCGAGCGCTATGCGCCGCCGCTGCTGCTCAGGCGGCTGGTGGCACAGGGTCGGCTGGGCAAGAAGAGCGGGCAGGGCTTCTTCTGTTACCCGCAGCCCGACGGGGACTCGTCGTACGAGACGATCGCGCTCGAGACCCGTGGCGACGTGGGCATCATCTGGCTCAACCGGCCGCCGGCCAACCCCCTCTCCCCGCAGGTGATCCGTGAGCTCACGGACCTGTGGGGCAAGGTGGACGGCAAGCTGCGCGCGGTCGTCATCGCCAGCTCCAACGTGTTCACGTTCTCCGCGGGCGCGGACATCAAGGAGTTCACGAAGATGAAGCCCGACGAGGAGGGGCGCGAGCTCATCGAGTCCGGGCACGGGTTCATGCGGGCCATGGAGAAGTCGCAGACCGTGACGATCGCGGCGGTCAACTCGCTCGCGTTCGGCGGCGGCTGCGAGCTGGCCATGGCGTGCGACTTCCGGATCGCCGCGGAGTCGGCCACCTTCGGCCAGCCCGAGGTCAACCTCGGCATCATCCCCGGCTTCGGCGGCACCCAGCGGCTGCCGCGGCTGGTGGGGGAGGCCAAAGCGCTCGAGATGAACCTCGTGGGCGACCCGATCTCGGCCTGGGAGGCACACCGCCTCGGCCTGGCCAATGCGGTCGTGGCCGACCACGAGCTGTTCGACACGGCGCTGTCGTGGGCGAAGAAGCTCTCCGGCCAGGCGCCGCTCGCCGTCGGGCACATCAAGCGCGTGTCCGCCCACGGCGACCTCGACGAGGGCCTGCGCACCGAGGCCGAGGCCTTCGGGGCCGCGTTCGGCTCCGAGGACGCCAAGGAGGGCATCTCGGCCTTCCTGGGCAAGCGGCAGGCTAACTTCAAGGGGAAGTGA
- a CDS encoding acyl-CoA dehydrogenase family protein yields MVDFTLTDEQKDLRELAHSFAEKEIRPVAWEYDKDGTWPQEVVDKAFEVGLMNTHIPEEYGGPGLDYLSGCVIEEELGWGCSGIGTSLMCNGLATAPVVIGGSEEVKKKYLGMLCEEPKLASFCLTEPDAGSDVSGMRTTAVKQGDKYVINGSKCFITNGSHADWYTVYAKTDKDAGHKGISAFVVPRDAGVTVDKKEDKLGQRASDTATISFDDVEIPAENLLGEENKGFKLAMLTLDRTRPGVAAMAVGIAQAAFEFARDYSKERVQFGVPIAMHQAIQFMIADMATKIAAARLLVWNSGVLLDQGQRNTLMSSHAKRFAADSAMEITVDAVQVYGGYGFIKEYPVEKLMRDAKIMQLYEGTSQIQRLVIARETLMPRRAEAPEAVPA; encoded by the coding sequence GTGGTCGATTTCACGCTGACCGACGAGCAGAAGGACCTCCGCGAGCTGGCTCACAGCTTCGCGGAGAAGGAGATCCGCCCCGTCGCCTGGGAGTACGACAAGGACGGGACCTGGCCTCAGGAGGTCGTCGACAAGGCCTTCGAGGTCGGTCTGATGAACACCCACATCCCCGAGGAGTACGGGGGACCGGGCCTCGACTACCTCTCCGGTTGTGTCATCGAGGAAGAGCTGGGCTGGGGCTGTTCCGGCATCGGCACCTCGCTCATGTGCAACGGCCTGGCCACCGCGCCGGTCGTGATCGGCGGGTCCGAGGAGGTCAAGAAGAAGTACCTGGGCATGCTCTGCGAGGAGCCCAAGCTGGCCTCCTTCTGCCTCACCGAGCCCGACGCCGGCTCCGACGTGTCGGGCATGCGCACGACCGCCGTCAAGCAGGGCGACAAGTACGTCATCAACGGCTCGAAGTGCTTCATCACCAACGGCTCGCACGCCGACTGGTACACGGTCTACGCCAAGACCGACAAGGACGCCGGCCACAAGGGCATCTCGGCGTTCGTCGTCCCGCGCGACGCGGGCGTGACCGTGGACAAGAAGGAGGACAAGCTCGGACAGCGCGCCTCCGACACCGCCACGATCTCGTTCGACGACGTGGAGATCCCCGCCGAGAACCTGCTCGGCGAGGAGAACAAGGGCTTCAAGCTCGCCATGCTGACCCTCGACCGCACCCGTCCGGGCGTGGCGGCCATGGCCGTGGGCATCGCGCAGGCCGCGTTCGAGTTCGCCCGCGACTACTCCAAGGAGCGCGTGCAGTTCGGCGTGCCCATCGCCATGCACCAGGCCATCCAGTTCATGATCGCCGACATGGCCACGAAGATCGCGGCGGCCCGCCTGCTGGTGTGGAACTCGGGGGTGCTGCTCGACCAGGGCCAGCGCAACACCCTGATGTCCTCCCACGCCAAGCGCTTCGCCGCGGACAGCGCGATGGAGATCACCGTGGACGCCGTGCAGGTGTACGGCGGCTACGGCTTCATCAAGGAGTACCCGGTCGAGAAGCTCATGCGCGACGCCAAGATCATGCAGCTGTACGAGGGCACGTCGCAGATCCAGCGGCTCGTGATCGCCCGCGAGACGCTGATGCCGCGGCGCGCTGAGGCGCCGGAGGCGGTTCCCGCCTAA
- a CDS encoding NAD-dependent epimerase/dehydratase family protein: protein MAGRRILITGVSSWLGTEVARRLEGHPEVEYVAGLDTRPPKTSLERTDFMDADIRNPVIAKLIPQAGVDTVVHNRIIRQPGRGLSPEQAHDINVIGSLQLLAACEKAKTVRTIIIRGSAGIYGSEPAAPQFFTEEMTRLYPLRTRFQRDVAEIENYFGTFARRHPQVTCTMLRYQPRVGPSAETQFTRYLSLVAVPTCFGFDPRVQLIDEQDAIEALVATIRRPVHGAVNVANPGTIGLTRMIRMAGKASVPVPHPLFGTASGVGKRLGLFSFSPDFRRLLQHGRAVDITRLVDEVGFTPRHSTVEAVADFTRTLEGRRLVPPLRRAVVPS, encoded by the coding sequence GTGGCCGGCAGGCGGATCCTCATCACCGGCGTGTCGAGCTGGCTGGGCACCGAGGTGGCCCGGCGGCTCGAGGGCCACCCGGAGGTCGAGTACGTCGCCGGCCTCGACACCCGCCCCCCGAAGACCTCGCTCGAGCGCACGGACTTCATGGACGCCGACATCCGCAACCCAGTCATCGCCAAGCTGATCCCGCAGGCGGGCGTGGACACGGTGGTCCACAACCGGATCATCAGACAGCCCGGCAGGGGCCTCTCGCCCGAGCAGGCGCACGACATCAACGTGATCGGCTCGCTCCAGCTGCTGGCAGCGTGCGAGAAGGCGAAGACGGTCCGCACCATCATCATCCGCGGCTCCGCGGGCATCTACGGCTCGGAGCCGGCCGCCCCCCAGTTCTTCACGGAGGAGATGACGCGGCTCTATCCGCTGCGCACCCGCTTCCAGCGGGACGTGGCCGAGATCGAGAACTACTTCGGCACGTTCGCCCGCCGGCACCCGCAGGTCACCTGCACGATGCTGCGCTATCAGCCGCGCGTCGGACCCTCGGCGGAGACGCAGTTCACGCGCTACCTGTCGCTGGTCGCCGTGCCCACCTGCTTCGGCTTCGACCCGCGCGTCCAGCTCATCGACGAGCAGGACGCCATCGAGGCGCTCGTCGCCACCATCCGCCGGCCGGTGCACGGAGCCGTGAACGTCGCCAACCCGGGCACGATCGGGCTCACGCGCATGATCCGCATGGCCGGCAAGGCCAGCGTGCCCGTCCCGCACCCTCTGTTCGGCACGGCCTCGGGCGTCGGCAAGCGGCTCGGACTCTTCTCCTTCTCGCCCGACTTCCGCCGGCTGCTCCAGCACGGCCGGGCCGTGGACATCACGCGACTGGTGGACGAGGTGGGCTTCACCCCGCGGCACTCGACCGTGGAGGCGGTGGCCGACTTCACGCGCACGCTCGAGGGCCGGCGGCTCGTGCCGCCGCTGCGCAGGGCGGTGGTGCCGTCATGA